CGCGCATCTGCCGCACCAGGCTGGCGCCGCTGGCGACGGTCTCGAGGCATCCGGTGTTGCCGCACGAGCACGGCACGTCACCGCTGCCGTCGATGCGGGTGTGGGTGATGTCGCCGGCGGCGCCGGTGGCACCCCTGTGCACCGACCCGTCGACGATGATCCCGCTGCCGATCGCGGTGCCCGCCTTGACGGTGATGCTGTGCTGTGCGGTGCCGAACTGCTCGCGATGCTCGCCGAGCGCGGCGAGGTTGGCGTCGTTGTCGACCGCGACAGGCACTCCGTAGCGCTCACGAAGATGCTCGCCGACACGGAAGCCGGGCCAGCCCGGCATCCGCGACGGCTGATCGACCGCTCCCGTCTCGATGTCCACCGGACCGGGCAGGCTGATGCCGATGGCCCGCACGATGGAGCCTGTGATCAGCCGGTCCAGCGCCTCGCTGACGATCCGCAGCGTGGCCTCCGGCCCCTGGGTGAGGTCGACGGGCAGGGTCTCGACGCGCTGCATGGCGCCGGACAGTCCGTGACGGCCGATACGGGCGTGGCGTCCGCCCAGGTCGGCGGTGAGGACGATGCCGCCGTCCTCGGCGACCCGCAGCATCCGAGGCCGGCGCCCTCCACGCGAGCTGCCCTCGCCGGCCTCCTGCAGCAGCCCGGCATCGAGCAGGGACTGCACGCGCAGACCGACGGTGGAGGCTGCGAGTCCGAGCTGGGTGGCGAGCTGCGTGCGCGAGCGAGCCTGCCCGCTGGCGACGAGGTCCAGGATGCGACGGGCGTCGTCGGGTACGGCGTTGGACATTCTGCTCGCCTCTCGGCCCGCATCGGGCGACGGTGTGGATACATCGGATGTTCAGGTTGCGCTTCGTGTCGAATCATGACACGGTAACTTCCTGCAAAACAGTAGCAGGTTGTTTCGATAGCCGAAGCAACTCCCGACAAGAACACTTTCTGCAAGGAGCATTCAATGAAGAAGATGCGGATGGGTGCCGTGGCCGCCATCGCGGGCGTCGCAGTCGCCGTGACCGGTTGCGCGTCCGGCGGCGGCTCGAACGGCGCCGGCGGCTCGGACGACACGATCGTCGTCGACATGTGGGCGGGCAGCGAGGACGACACCGCGGCGCTCGAGGCTCAGATCGCGATCGCGAAGGAGCAGAACCCCGATCTGAAGATCGAGCTGCGCACGGCTCCCTGGGGTGACTTCTTCACCAAGCTCACGACCAACATGGCCTCGGGCAGCATGGCCTGCGTCACCGGGATGAACTCGGGCATGCTCTCGGGCTACACGGCCGGTTTCGTCAAGCTCACCGCCGACGACCTCAAGACCGCCGGCCTGGCCGAGGACGACTTCGCACCCGGCGCGACCGAGATCCTGAAGAACAAGGGCGACCTGTACGGCCTGCCCTTCGACGTGGCGACCATGCTCACGTACTACAACGAGGACATGCTCACCGCCGCCGGCGCCGATCTGCCGAAGGTCGGCTGGACGTTCGACGACTTCGAGGCCATCGCCAGGAAGGCCACCACGGGCGGCAAGCACGGCTTCGCCGTCGGCATGGGTGACTTCCAGTGGCAGGCGATGCCGATCGCCCGCTCGGGCACGCAGCCGGTCGCCGAGGACGGCACGCTGCAGCTCACCGACAAGGGCTTCGCCTCGGCAGCCGAGTGGTACGCAGGCCTGGTCACCGACGCCGGTGTCGCCGCCCCCGTGGCCTCGGCATCCGACGGCGGCTGGGGCGAGAACCAGTACACCGGTCAGAACGCGGCCATGGCCGTGGATGGCACGTGGAACGCGGTCGGCTACCTCAACAACGACGCGGGCTTCAAGGCAGGCATGGCGCCTCTGCCCACCGGTGACGAGGGCAACCTGAGCCTCATCCTCGGTTCCGGCTACGGCATCGCCGAATCGTGCGAGAACAAGGAAGCCGCACTCAAGGTGCTCGGCTCGCTGCTCTCCAAGGACGCGCAGGACTACATCGCCTCCTCGGGCCGCAGCTACCCGGCGCGCGCCGAGAGCCAGCCGCTGTACTTCGAGTCCATCGGCGAGCAGCACCGCGAGCAGGTGAAGTCGGTGTTCGAGGCCGCTTTCGAAGACGTGCAGGGCCAGTACGTGTCGGACAACTGGGCCAAGGTCGGCACCTTCGTGCAGCCCGAGCTCGTGAGCGTGTACAACGGTCAGGCCTCGATGACGGACGTCCTCGGCTCGGCCCAGCAGCAGTTCGGCAACTGACAGAGATCAACCGGGGCTGCGGCCCCGCGAAGGAACACAGAGATGACCATCACGACAGCTCCACGTCGTCGCCGGTCGTTCGCCAAGGACGAGGCGCGCCAGGCGCTGGGCTTCGCAAGCCCGGCCCTGGTGGGCCTCGCCCTCTTCACGATCGTGCCCGTCGTCTTGTCCATCGTGATGAGCTTCTTCGACTGGCCGACGTTCGGTGAGCGCACCTTCAACGGCGGTGCGAACTATGCCCGCCTGTTCGAGGACCCGAACTTCCTGCCCGCACTGCGGAACACCCTGGTGTTCACCGTGCTCTATGTTCCGGTGAGCATCGCGCTCTCGCTGGCGCTGGCTCTGGGCCTCGGCCCGCGCATCCGCGGGCGCGGCGCACTGCGTGTGCTGTTCTTCATCCCGGTCGTGACGCCCATGGTGGCCAACGTGCTGGTGTGGAAGATGCTCCTGCAGCCGCAGGGTCTGTTCAACGGTCTCGCCCAGACCTGGTTCGGCGCCGAGCTGCCCAACTTCCTCGCCGACCGGCAGTGGGCGATGATCATGGTCGTCGTCATGAGCGTCTGGCAGGGACTCGGCTACAACATGCTGATCTTCTCGGCGGCTCTCGAGCAGCTGCCCGAGAGCGTCGTGGAGGCCGCGCGCATCGACGGAGCGCGCGGGCTGCGGATGATCTGGAGCGTGATGATCCCGATGATCTCGCCGGCGATCTTCTTCGCCACGATCATGACGATGATCACCTCGCTGCAGGTGTTCGTGCAGCCGCAGATGCTCACCGGCGGAGGCCCGGGCAACGCCACCATGCCGCTGGTCATGTGGATCTACAACCAGGGCTTCAAGTTCCAGGACCTCGGTCTGGCAGCGGCCGGCGCGTGGATCCTGTTCGCACTCATCATCATCATCACCGCCCTGCAGTTCGGCGCACAGAAGAAGTGGGTGCACTATGAGCACTGACACCGTCATCGACCGCCCTGCGCCCCTCGACGCGACCGAGCACGTCGAGCCCGAGCGGCGCACGGGCCGTGAGCCGGCGACCCGCGGGTCGAGGGTGCGGACCGCGATCGGCCATGTCGTCATCTACCTGGCCGCAGCCGTGTTCATGCTGCCGCTGGTGTACGCGTTCTTCTCGGCACTCAAGCCCAACGGCGACATGTTCGCGATGCCGCCGAGCCTGTTCGGCTCCGAGATCCGCTGGTCCAACTTCGCCGAGGTGTTCGCCTACGGGCCATTCTGGACCTACATCTTCAACTCGCTCTTCGTCGCCGTCGCCGGTACGGCAGTGGTGCTCGTCGTCTCGGCGACAGCCGGCTACGCGTTCGGGCGGCTGCGCTGGAAGGGCAGGGACGCGGTGTTCGTGCTGTTCCTGGCCACCCTGATGGTCCCCGCCGAGGTGCTGGTCATCCCGATGTTCCAGGTCATGCAGTGGTTCGGCTGGGTCGACACGTTCCAGGCGCTGATCTTCCCGTTCGCCTTCACCGCCTTCGGCACCTTCCTGATGCGCCAGTTCTTCCGCGGCATCCCCTTCGAGCTCGAAGAGGCTGCGCGCGTGGACGGGGCCGGTCCCATCCGCAGCTTCCTGCAGATCATCCTGCCGCTGTCGACCTCGGCGATCGCCGTGCTCGCGGTGTTCACCTTCCTGTCGTTCTGGAACAGCTACCTGTGGCCGCTGATCGTCACCGTCGACTACGCCGCGCACGGCACGCTGCCGGTGGGTCTGGCCAGCTTCTCGGGGCTGACCGGAACCAGGTGGGACCTGCAGATGGCCGCCTCGATCATCTCGATGATCCCGACGACCATCCTCGTCATCGCGCTGCAGAAGCACCTGGTCAAGGGCATCGCCATGGCCGGCCTCGGCGGGCGCTGAGCGATCATGGCAGGACCACACAGCACAGCCATGCCCGCAGACGGCACCCCGGTTCTCCTCGGTCTCGACATCGGCGGCACCAAGATCGCCGCTCTCATCGCCGATGAGAGCGGACGGATCCTCGCACGCGATGCGGTGACCGCCCCGGTCCGCGAAGGCGGAGCGGCGGTCGCGGATGCCGCGGCAGCCCTCGGCCTCGCCGTCGCGGGCGGCGCGCCGATCAGTTCGGCCGGTGTCGGCGCCGCCGGGGTGATCGACCACGAGACGGGCACCATCCGGGCCGCATCGGCGACCTTCGTCGACTGGGTCGGCTTCCCCCTGGCCGCCGAGCTCGGCGCGCGAATCGGTGCACCGGTCGTCATCGAGAACGACGTCAACGCGTTCCTCCTGGGCGAGGCGGCCGACGCAGCCGGCGACGTGCTCGGCGTCATGCTGGGCACCGGAGTCGGCGGCGCACTGATCGTCGACGGCGAGCTGCGTCGCGGCCCGCACGGCGCCGCGGGCGAGATCGGCCATACTCCCGGGTACGGCGAGCTGGTGTGCACCTGCGGGCAGGTCGGACACCTCGAGACCCTCGCCTCGGGCACCTCGATCGCTCGGCGCTACACCGAGCGCTCGGGCATCGGCATCCGCGGTTCCCGGGAGGTCGCCGACCGCGCGCGAGCCGGTGACCCGCACGCCCGCGAGGTGTTCCACGCCGCAGGCCGGGCGCTGGGGCTCGCCTGCGCCAGCGCCGCGACGCTGCTGGACCTGCCGACCGCGATCGTCGGAGGCGGCGTCACCCAGGCCTGGGACCTGCTGCGACCGGGCATCGACGACGCGCTGCGCACCGATGCCCCGGTCTCGGGCATCCCCCTCGGGATCCGCCCTGCGCGGCTCGGCGGCGACGCCGTCGCGCTGGGGGCGATCGAGGCCGCGCGCCGCTCCGCACCCATCCCCACCCACTGACAGCCCCACACTCATAGCCCCCACCACAGCGAGGATCGCACCGTGACCGAACGCCCCGAAGCCAGCGAGATCTGGATGGGCCTGCTGCCCGCCGTCGAGAACGGCGGGCTCGCCGCACCCCGCATCGGCATCGGGGGAATCTCGATCGAGTCGAGCACCTTCTCACCGCACGTCTCGGGCGACGAGGCCTTCACGATCCGCACCGGCGCCGACCTGATCGGCTACTACCCGTTCCTCGACGAGGGGCGCGAGCTCCGTGAGGCGGCGGACTGGGTGCCGATCCACCACGGCCGGTCGCTGCCGGGCGGCGCGGTGGCGCCGGCCACCTACGAGCGGATGAAGCACGCCATCGTCGACGGCATCCGCGACAGCATCCGCACCGGAGGCGCCTTCGACGGCTTCTTCTTCGACATCCATGGCGCGATGAGCGTCATCGGGATGCAGGATGCCGAGGGCGACCTCGCCCTCGCCGTGCGCGAGGCGCTCGGCCCGGCGACGCTTATCTCGACGTCGATGGACCTGCACGGCAACGTGTCCGAGGTGCTGCGCGACGAGGTCGACCTGCTGACCTGCTACCGGATGGCACCGCACGAGGACTGGCTGAACACCAAGGAGCGCGCGGTCTGGAACCTGCTCGCGCGGCTGCGCGGCGCGCACGGGGCCGACCCGCTGCAGCGGCGCCCGTTCAAGGCGTGGGTGCCGGTGCCGGTGCTGCTGCCGGGGGAGAAGACGAGCACCAGGCTCGAGCCCGCCGCGGGCCTGTACGCCGAGCTCCCCGGGATCGAGGCGCGTGACGGCGTCGTGGACGCCTCGATCTGGATCGGCTATGCGTGGGCCGACGAACCGCGCTGCCAGGCGTACGTCGTGGTGATGGGCGATGATCGCGACCTGATCGCCGCCGAGTCCGAGCGGCTCGCGCGCCGGTTCTGGGACGCCCGCGCCGACTTCGCCTTCGTCGCACCGACGGCCACACTCGACGGCGCGCTCGAGAAGGCGCTCGCACCGGATGCCGCCCGCCCCTACCTGATCTCCGACTCCGGCGACAACCCGACGGCCGGCGGAGCCGGCGACGTCACCTGGACCCTCACGCAGCTGCTCGCCCGCCCCGAGCTCACCGACGGCACCCGCACCACCCTGGTGGCATCGGTCTTCGACGCCGAGGCGGTGGCGGCGGCCCGGCAGGCCGGAGTCGGCGCGACGGTCGCGCTCACGGCGGGAGCCCGCGTCGACGACGGCCCGAGCGGACCGGCGAGCATCACCGGCACCGTGTTCTCGATCACCGACGGCGACCCGGTCGCCGGAACCCAAGCCGTCATCGCGGTCGGCGGACTGCACGCGATCATCACCTCCCGCCGCAAGCCCTTCCACCATCTCGACGACTTCCGCATGCTGGGACTGGACCCCGAGTCGGCCGACCTCGTCGTCGTGAAGATCGGCTACCTCGAGCCCGAGCTGTACGACCTCGCCGCCGACTGGACGCTCGCACTGACGCCGGGCGGTGTCGACCAGGATCTGCTGCGCCTCGGACACCACCGCCTCGCGGCAGGGGTGTATCCCTTCGACACCACCGGAAACCCGCCGCTGACCGCGCACATCAGCCGCCGACAGGAGATCTGACCATGCTGAGCTTCGAGACCCGCACCGGCCCCGACTTCGGCGCCGATGCTCCCGTCTATCCCGCCAACGGCGTTCCGGAGTGGTATCGCGACGCCAAGCTCGGCTTCTTCGTGCACTGGGGCTTGTACTCGGTGCCGGCGTGGGCCGTGCGGCACGGCGAGGGCGTGAACATCCCCGCCGAGGATGCGTACGCCTGGCACCAGTACGCCGAGTGGTACGGGAACACCGTGCGCATCGCGGGCAGCCCCACCTGGGAGCGGCACCAGCGCCTCTACGGCGCCGGCACCTCGTACGAGGACCTCGCCGATCTGTGGGACGCCTCGGCGTTCGACGCCGACGCGTTCGTGGGCGAACTGGTCGGCGCCGGGGCGAAGTACGTCATCCCCACCACAAAGCATCACGAGGGCTTCTGCCTGTGGGACACCCCGTCGACGGGATTCAACTCGGTCGACCGGGGCCCGCGTCGCGACCTGATCGGCGAGTTCCACGACGCGACCCGCCGTGCAGGGGCGCGCTTCGGCGTCTACTACTCGGGCGCCCTCGACTGGCACGTCAGCGACTTCCCGCCGATCGAGTCCGACACCGACCTGTTCCGCTTCCGCCGCAACGACGAGCATTTCGCGCGCTACTCGGCCGCCCAGCTCGAGGAGCTCATCGAGCGGTTCTCACCCGATGTGCTCTGGAACGACATCGAGTGGCCCGACGGCGGCAAGGGGCGCGAGGACTACGCGGTGGCCGCCCTGCTGTCGCGCTACTTCGACGCCGTGCCCGACGGGGTGGTGAACGACCGCTGGGGCGTTCCGTACCACGGCTTCCTCACGCGCGAGTACCGCGACATCCCCGGCATCCTCGAAAGCCCGTGGGAGTCCACGCGCGGTCTGGGATACTCGTTCGGCTTCAACCAGGACGAGGATGAGCGGCACTCGCTGTCGGGCGCCGAGCTGATCCGGATGCTGGTCGATGTCGTCTCGAAGAACGGCAACCTGCTGATCAACGTCGGCCCGGCCGCAGACGGCACGATTCCCGCCCTGCAGCTCGCGGCGATGCGCGAGATGGGTGCATGGCTGGCGCAGAACGGCGATGCGGTCTACGGCACTCGTCCGTGGCTCCGCTTCGGTGAGGCGACCGGTGCGCCGGTGCGGTACACGTCCTCGTCCCAGGGCGTGCACGTGCACGCCCTCGACCCGGCCGCAGGCGACCTCGTCCTGCCCGCGGAGCTCGCCGGAGGCGAGGCACGCTGGTCGGACGGCACGCCCGCCGAGCGGAGCGTCCGCGGCGACGGCACCGTCGTGCTGGCGGTCCCCGCCGGTCTGCGAGGCGGTCCGGTGGCCACGGCGACGGTCGGATGACCGGCCCCAACGAGACGGTGGCGCAGACCGAGCACCGCCGGCAGCCGATGGACCGCGTGCAGCTCGAGATCGCGGTGCAGGATGCCGCAGGCGCCCGCACCGCGTTCGCGGCCGGCGCCGATCGCGTCGAGCTCTGCCAGGCCCTCGCCGAGACCGGGGGCCTCACGCCGTCGGCCGCGACGGTCGACGCGGTGCTGGAGGCCGCCGGCCACCCCGGCCGGGTCGCGGTGC
This is a stretch of genomic DNA from Microbacterium sp. YJN-G. It encodes these proteins:
- a CDS encoding ROK family transcriptional regulator translates to MSNAVPDDARRILDLVASGQARSRTQLATQLGLAASTVGLRVQSLLDAGLLQEAGEGSSRGGRRPRMLRVAEDGGIVLTADLGGRHARIGRHGLSGAMQRVETLPVDLTQGPEATLRIVSEALDRLITGSIVRAIGISLPGPVDIETGAVDQPSRMPGWPGFRVGEHLRERYGVPVAVDNDANLAALGEHREQFGTAQHSITVKAGTAIGSGIIVDGSVHRGATGAAGDITHTRIDGSGDVPCSCGNTGCLETVASGASLVRQMRERGADGIRTTEQVLALARDADPVATTLVRTAGTHLGQALSGVVNFFNPHAVFLTGSMSASEPFLAAVRSRVYEACHPLVTQRLRIEAASTGADAIILGAARLALDTLEVPAAA
- a CDS encoding ABC transporter substrate-binding protein codes for the protein MKKMRMGAVAAIAGVAVAVTGCASGGGSNGAGGSDDTIVVDMWAGSEDDTAALEAQIAIAKEQNPDLKIELRTAPWGDFFTKLTTNMASGSMACVTGMNSGMLSGYTAGFVKLTADDLKTAGLAEDDFAPGATEILKNKGDLYGLPFDVATMLTYYNEDMLTAAGADLPKVGWTFDDFEAIARKATTGGKHGFAVGMGDFQWQAMPIARSGTQPVAEDGTLQLTDKGFASAAEWYAGLVTDAGVAAPVASASDGGWGENQYTGQNAAMAVDGTWNAVGYLNNDAGFKAGMAPLPTGDEGNLSLILGSGYGIAESCENKEAALKVLGSLLSKDAQDYIASSGRSYPARAESQPLYFESIGEQHREQVKSVFEAAFEDVQGQYVSDNWAKVGTFVQPELVSVYNGQASMTDVLGSAQQQFGN
- a CDS encoding carbohydrate ABC transporter permease is translated as MTITTAPRRRRSFAKDEARQALGFASPALVGLALFTIVPVVLSIVMSFFDWPTFGERTFNGGANYARLFEDPNFLPALRNTLVFTVLYVPVSIALSLALALGLGPRIRGRGALRVLFFIPVVTPMVANVLVWKMLLQPQGLFNGLAQTWFGAELPNFLADRQWAMIMVVVMSVWQGLGYNMLIFSAALEQLPESVVEAARIDGARGLRMIWSVMIPMISPAIFFATIMTMITSLQVFVQPQMLTGGGPGNATMPLVMWIYNQGFKFQDLGLAAAGAWILFALIIIITALQFGAQKKWVHYEH
- a CDS encoding carbohydrate ABC transporter permease; the encoded protein is MSTDTVIDRPAPLDATEHVEPERRTGREPATRGSRVRTAIGHVVIYLAAAVFMLPLVYAFFSALKPNGDMFAMPPSLFGSEIRWSNFAEVFAYGPFWTYIFNSLFVAVAGTAVVLVVSATAGYAFGRLRWKGRDAVFVLFLATLMVPAEVLVIPMFQVMQWFGWVDTFQALIFPFAFTAFGTFLMRQFFRGIPFELEEAARVDGAGPIRSFLQIILPLSTSAIAVLAVFTFLSFWNSYLWPLIVTVDYAAHGTLPVGLASFSGLTGTRWDLQMAASIISMIPTTILVIALQKHLVKGIAMAGLGGR
- a CDS encoding ROK family protein, with translation MAGPHSTAMPADGTPVLLGLDIGGTKIAALIADESGRILARDAVTAPVREGGAAVADAAAALGLAVAGGAPISSAGVGAAGVIDHETGTIRAASATFVDWVGFPLAAELGARIGAPVVIENDVNAFLLGEAADAAGDVLGVMLGTGVGGALIVDGELRRGPHGAAGEIGHTPGYGELVCTCGQVGHLETLASGTSIARRYTERSGIGIRGSREVADRARAGDPHAREVFHAAGRALGLACASAATLLDLPTAIVGGGVTQAWDLLRPGIDDALRTDAPVSGIPLGIRPARLGGDAVALGAIEAARRSAPIPTH
- a CDS encoding M81 family metallopeptidase; amino-acid sequence: MGLLPAVENGGLAAPRIGIGGISIESSTFSPHVSGDEAFTIRTGADLIGYYPFLDEGRELREAADWVPIHHGRSLPGGAVAPATYERMKHAIVDGIRDSIRTGGAFDGFFFDIHGAMSVIGMQDAEGDLALAVREALGPATLISTSMDLHGNVSEVLRDEVDLLTCYRMAPHEDWLNTKERAVWNLLARLRGAHGADPLQRRPFKAWVPVPVLLPGEKTSTRLEPAAGLYAELPGIEARDGVVDASIWIGYAWADEPRCQAYVVVMGDDRDLIAAESERLARRFWDARADFAFVAPTATLDGALEKALAPDAARPYLISDSGDNPTAGGAGDVTWTLTQLLARPELTDGTRTTLVASVFDAEAVAAARQAGVGATVALTAGARVDDGPSGPASITGTVFSITDGDPVAGTQAVIAVGGLHAIITSRRKPFHHLDDFRMLGLDPESADLVVVKIGYLEPELYDLAADWTLALTPGGVDQDLLRLGHHRLAAGVYPFDTTGNPPLTAHISRRQEI
- a CDS encoding alpha-L-fucosidase — translated: MLSFETRTGPDFGADAPVYPANGVPEWYRDAKLGFFVHWGLYSVPAWAVRHGEGVNIPAEDAYAWHQYAEWYGNTVRIAGSPTWERHQRLYGAGTSYEDLADLWDASAFDADAFVGELVGAGAKYVIPTTKHHEGFCLWDTPSTGFNSVDRGPRRDLIGEFHDATRRAGARFGVYYSGALDWHVSDFPPIESDTDLFRFRRNDEHFARYSAAQLEELIERFSPDVLWNDIEWPDGGKGREDYAVAALLSRYFDAVPDGVVNDRWGVPYHGFLTREYRDIPGILESPWESTRGLGYSFGFNQDEDERHSLSGAELIRMLVDVVSKNGNLLINVGPAADGTIPALQLAAMREMGAWLAQNGDAVYGTRPWLRFGEATGAPVRYTSSSQGVHVHALDPAAGDLVLPAELAGGEARWSDGTPAERSVRGDGTVVLAVPAGLRGGPVATATVG